The Pseudomonas sp. IAC-BECa141 genome contains the following window.
GAGAATGCATGGCGTTCGCCGTTGATTTCCTGATAGTCCTCGTGACCTTTGCCGGCCAGAACGATCACGTCATCCGCCGAAGCGCCGGCGATCAGTTGCGCGATGGCCTGACCGCGACCGGCCACGAACGTCACCTTGTCCACAGCCGTGAAACCGGCGCGGATGTCATCAAAAATGACGGCTGGATCTTCGGTACGCGGATTGTCATCGGTCACCAGCACGCGGTCGGCCAGACGCTCGACCACTTCGGCCATCAGCGGACGCTTACCGCGATCGCGATCACCGCCGCAGCCGAACAGGCACAACAATTGGCCTTTGACGTGCGGACGCAATGCGGTCAGAACTTTTTCCAGGGCATCCGGCGTGTGGGCGTAATCGACCACCACCAGCGGCTGGGTACCGCCGCCGAGACGCTGCATGCGTCCGGCCGGACCTTCGAGTTTCGGCAACACCTTGAGGATTTCGTCGAGCGCGTAGTCGAGACCGAGCAAGGCGCCGACGGCGGCCAGTACATTGCTCAGGTTGAAACGACCGAGCAGCGTGCTGCGCAGATGATGCTCGCCCTGTGGCGTCACCAGGGTGGCGCGCACGCCATGGTCGTCGAACTGCGCTTCACGCACATAGAGATAGGCACTGCTGTCGAGCAGGCTGTAAGTGATCAACCGCGATTCGCGTTTTTCAGCGGCCAGTTGCCGGCCGAAATCGTCGTCAAGGTTGACCACGCGGCACTTCAGGTCATTCCAGGCGAACAGCCGGGCCTTGGCCTCGGCGTACGCTTCCATGGTGCCGTGGTAATCCAGGTGATCGCGGGACAGGTTGGTCATCACCGCGACGTCGAACGCCAGCGCGGTAACCCGGCCCTGATCCAGACCGTGGGACGAGACTTCCATGGCCACGGCTTTGGCGCCGGCCTTTTTCAGGTCGCCCAGAGTCGCTTGCATGGCAATCGGGTTCGGCGTGGTGTGCAGGCCGCTTTGCAGCGAGCCGTGGAAACCGGAGCCCAAGGTGCCGACGATGCCGCAATGCTGACCGAGCAGGTCCAGCGCCTGCGCCACCAACTG
Protein-coding sequences here:
- a CDS encoding UDP-N-acetylmuramoyl-L-alanyl-D-glutamate--2,6-diaminopimelate ligase — encoded protein: MSLSLNKIFPHAGHDLLIRELALDSRNVRAGDLFLAVPGGKFDGRAHIADALQRGAAAVAYEVEGATVLPITEVPLIPVKGLAAQLSDIAGRFYGEPSHHLNLIGVTGTNGKTSVTQLVAQALDLLGQHCGIVGTLGSGFHGSLQSGLHTTPNPIAMQATLGDLKKAGAKAVAMEVSSHGLDQGRVTALAFDVAVMTNLSRDHLDYHGTMEAYAEAKARLFAWNDLKCRVVNLDDDFGRQLAAEKRESRLITYSLLDSSAYLYVREAQFDDHGVRATLVTPQGEHHLRSTLLGRFNLSNVLAAVGALLGLDYALDEILKVLPKLEGPAGRMQRLGGGTQPLVVVDYAHTPDALEKVLTALRPHVKGQLLCLFGCGGDRDRGKRPLMAEVVERLADRVLVTDDNPRTEDPAVIFDDIRAGFTAVDKVTFVAGRGQAIAQLIAGASADDVIVLAGKGHEDYQEINGERHAFSDLVEADHALTAWEVAHA